The following coding sequences lie in one Arabidopsis thaliana chromosome 3, partial sequence genomic window:
- a CDS encoding dentin sialophosphoprotein-like protein (dentin sialophosphoprotein-related; INVOLVED IN: biological_process unknown; LOCATED IN: cytosol; EXPRESSED IN: guard cell, cultured cell; BEST Arabidopsis thaliana protein match is: Tudor/PWWP/MBT superfamily protein (TAIR:AT5G02950.1); Has 25330 Blast hits to 15408 proteins in 1388 species: Archae - 237; Bacteria - 6371; Metazoa - 7552; Fungi - 2715; Plants - 1153; Viruses - 230; Other Eukaryotes - 7072 (source: NCBI BLink).), with translation MEEPREESEAVRDCSEPMEEAGKGSGLSSKTETLVDEDANTDLGVSDKNPNDGGLATVDVDDDDDVKRTDAVTEIECEGDTGTVEVKLNDETAKSEVKSKSGATHETAGEEETENSVANEATDEKATCEVEDNGGVCDAEQDVETENFQLNPVHGETLSVAEDKADQEKETTKKIEKDINEMEVDSKQEDEENETEDAKHSESAQVPEESTKLSKEETDEENQKEENGVAMEIDGVAGEHVEKVVKVGSGSDNACNESAGASMVQTQDVPIAEADNNESNVVKKMEIDERKDNADMTSDLTGTIESADSAIPNSPTEDAAPGEVEPLDHNALFDPTSDITNFIDFSGVSSWSGNIQDLKTETGNVSLKEDKKVTDMAEDVVTADIETESNEARVGVGAESPAAATDCSKETSDATLGSEENQQDKDHQCLDKKTADVQDTMIEEDDITHEAPSFDPNQKENAEMEENHNNFVYADDEAGSDVKTNGVKRKADVLSEDSPGEGRKTVSFAKVSFAERPSFKIGACIARAASQMAGSPSVLKGSNFGDETLSVESFVSQLHCAATDPVKENVVSDIATGFFLDFRNSSASQQVTTEKVSKKRGRPSNSNVAGTEAFEFEEMGDTYWTDRVIHNGGEGQTPATEKGNYQVVPVELKPAQVQRTRRPYRRRQSQISIPHSATKKPADIDENAPAEIIMNFFETDTIPPEKSLSKMFRHFGPIQELRTEVDREKNRARVVFRKGADAEVAYNSAGRFNIFGTKVVKYELSRNVTETFKVQPYVVSLAEEDAAVCPSS, from the coding sequence ATGGAGGAACCGAGAGAGGAAAGTGAGGCTGTTCGTGATTGCAGTGAGCCCATGGAGGAAGCTGGTAAGGGATCAGGTTTATCTTCTAAAACTGAAACCCTAGTTGATGAGGATGCCAATACGGACTTAGGCGTTTCTGATAAGAACCCGAATGATGGAGGTTTAGCTactgttgatgttgatgatgatgatgatgttaaaAGGACTGATGCTGTCACTGAGATTGAGTGTGAAGGAGATACTGGAACTGTTGAGGTGAAGTTGAATGATGAAACGGCTAAGTCTGAAGTTAAGAGTAAAAGTGGTGCTACTCATGAAACTGCAGGAGAAGAGGAGACTGAAAATTCTGTTGCGAATGAAGCTACTGATGAGAAGGCAACATGTGAAGTTGAAGATAACGGTGGTGTTTGTGATGCAGAACAAGATgttgaaactgaaaatttcCAGCTAAATCCAGTCCATGGTGAGACGCTTTCTGTTGCAGAAGATAAAGCTGACCAAGAGAAGGagacaacaaagaaaatcGAGAAGGATATTAACGAAATGGAAGTTGATAGCAAAcaggaagatgaagagaatgaGACCGAAGATGCTAAGCATTCAGAATCTGCACAGGTTCCAGAGGAGTCTACCAAATTGAGCAAAGAGGAAACAGACGAAGAAAATCAGAAAGAGGAAAACGGAGTTGCCATGGAAATTGATGGTGTGGCAGGGGAACATGTGGAAAAGGTTGTTAAAGTAGGCAGTGGTTCGGATAATGCTTGCAATGAATCTGCTGGTGCAAGTATGGTTCAAACACAAGATGTTCCAATAGCTGAAGCTGACAACAATGAATCCAATGTagtaaagaaaatggaaattgATGAACGCAAAGATAATGCTGATATGACAAGTGATCTTACGGGAACAATTGAATCTGCTGATTCAGCAATCCCAAATAGTCCCACTGAAGATGCTGCTCCAGGTGAAGTTGAACCGTTGGATCATAATGCTCTTTTTGATCCAACTTCTGATATTACCAACTTTATTGATTTCAGTGGTGTATCATCTTGGTCAGGAAATATACAAGACCTTAAAACCGAAACCGGGAATGTATCTTTGAAAGAGGATAAGAAAGTTACTGACATGGCAGAGGACGTTGTCACAGCAGATATAGAAACTGAATCGAATGAAGCCCGTGTTGGTGTTGGGGCAGAATCTCCAGCTGCTGCAACTGATTGTTCAAAAGAGACTTCTGATGCAACTTTGGGATCTGAAGAAAACCAACAAGATAAGGATCATCAATGCCTCGACAAGAAAACAGCAGATGTACAAGATACAATGATAGAGGAAGATGACATTACTCATGAAGCTCCAAGTTTCGACCcaaaccaaaaggaaaatgcagaaatggaagaaaatcacaacaattttgtttatgctGATGATGAAGCTGGTTCTGATGTTAAGACCAATGGTGTGAAACGAAAGGCTGATGTCCTGAGTGAGGATTCACCAGGAGAAGGTAGGAAGACTGTTTCATTCGCCAAGGTGTCTTTTGCCGAAAGGCCGTCCTTTAAAATTGGTGCATGCATAGCCAGGGCTGCAAGTCAGATGGCAGGATCTCCTTCAGTTTTGAAGGGTAGTAACTTTGGTGATGAAACTCTTTCTGTTGAGAGTTTTGTATCCCAGCTTCATTGCGCAGCCACAGACCCTGTTAAAGAGAACGTTGTATCTGACATTGCTACTGGCTTTTTCTTGGATTTCCGAAACTCATCAGCATCGCAGCAAGTTACCACGGAAAAGGTAAGCAAGAAAAGAGGTAGACCATCCAATTCTAATGTAGCAGGAACTGAAGCATTTGAGTTTGAGGAAATGGGCGACACATACTGGACTGACAGAGTGATCCATAATGGTGGTGAAGGGCAAACACCGGCTACTGAAAAGGGAAATTATCAAGTCGTGCCGGTTGAGTTGAAACCTGCTCAGGTTCAAAGGACTCGGCGACCATACAGAAGACGACAGTCTCAGATCAGTATTCCTCATTCAGCCACTAAGAAACCGGCAGACATTGATGAGAATGCACCAGCTGAGATTATAATGAACTTTTTTGAAACTGATACAATACCTCCTGAGAAGAGTCTGAGTAAAATGTTCAGACATTTTGGCCCTATACAGGAGTTGCGGACTGAAGTTGACAGGGAGAAAAACCGGGCTAGGGTAGTTTTTAGGAAGGGTGCTGATGCGGAGGTTGCTTACAATAGCGCAGGAAGGTTCAACATATTTGGGACGAAGGTTGTGAAGTACGAGCTCAGCCGTAATGTTACTGAAACATTCAAAGTTCAGCCTTATGTTGTGTCTTTAGCTGAGGAGGATGCAGCGGTATGTCCTTCCTCTTAG
- a CDS encoding dentin sialophosphoprotein-like protein (dentin sialophosphoprotein-related; INVOLVED IN: biological_process unknown; LOCATED IN: cytosol; EXPRESSED IN: guard cell; BEST Arabidopsis thaliana protein match is: Tudor/PWWP/MBT superfamily protein (TAIR:AT5G02950.1).) produces MEEPREESEAVRDCSEPMEEAGKGSGLSSKTETLVDEDANTDLGVSDKNPNDGGLATVDVDDDDDVKRTDAVTEIECEGDTGTVEVKLNDETAKSEVKSKSGATHETAGEEETENSVANEATDEKATCEVEDNGGVCDAEQDVETENFQLNPVHGETLSVAEDKADQEKETTKKIEKDINEMEVDSKQEDEENETEDAKHSESAQVPEESTKLSKEETDEENQKEENGVAMEIDGVAGEHVEKVVKVGSGSDNACNESAGASMVQTQDVPIAEADNNESNVVKKMEIDERKDNADMTSDLTGTIESADSAIPNSPTEDAAPGNIQDLKTETGNVSLKEDKKVTDMAEDVVTADIETESNEARVGVGAESPAAATDCSKETSDATLGSEENQQDKDHQCLDKKTADVQDTMIEEDDITHEAPSFDPNQKENAEMEENHNNFVYADDEAGSDVKTNGVKRKADVLSEDSPGEGRKTVSFAKVSFAERPSFKIGACIARAASQMAGSPSVLKGSNFGDETLSVESFVSQLHCAATDPVKENVVSDIATGFFLDFRNSSASQQVTTEKVSKKRGRPSNSNVAGTEAFEFEEMGDTYWTDRVIHNGGEGQTPATEKGNYQVVPVELKPAQVQRTRRPYRRRQSQISIPHSATKKPADIDENAPAEIIMNFFETDTIPPEKSLSKMFRHFGPIQELRTEVDREKNRARVVFRKGADAEVAYNSAGRFNIFGTKVVKYELSRNVTETFKVQPYVVSLAEEDAAVCPSS; encoded by the exons ATGGAGGAACCGAGAGAGGAAAGTGAGGCTGTTCGTGATTGCAGTGAGCCCATGGAGGAAGCTGGTAAGGGATCAGGTTTATCTTCTAAAACTGAAACCCTAGTTGATGAGGATGCCAATACGGACTTAGGCGTTTCTGATAAGAACCCGAATGATGGAGGTTTAGCTactgttgatgttgatgatgatgatgatgttaaaAGGACTGATGCTGTCACTGAGATTGAGTGTGAAGGAGATACTGGAACTGTTGAGGTGAAGTTGAATGATGAAACGGCTAAGTCTGAAGTTAAGAGTAAAAGTGGTGCTACTCATGAAACTGCAGGAGAAGAGGAGACTGAAAATTCTGTTGCGAATGAAGCTACTGATGAGAAGGCAACATGTGAAGTTGAAGATAACGGTGGTGTTTGTGATGCAGAACAAGATgttgaaactgaaaatttcCAGCTAAATCCAGTCCATGGTGAGACGCTTTCTGTTGCAGAAGATAAAGCTGACCAAGAGAAGGagacaacaaagaaaatcGAGAAGGATATTAACGAAATGGAAGTTGATAGCAAAcaggaagatgaagagaatgaGACCGAAGATGCTAAGCATTCAGAATCTGCACAGGTTCCAGAGGAGTCTACCAAATTGAGCAAAGAGGAAACAGACGAAGAAAATCAGAAAGAGGAAAACGGAGTTGCCATGGAAATTGATGGTGTGGCAGGGGAACATGTGGAAAAGGTTGTTAAAGTAGGCAGTGGTTCGGATAATGCTTGCAATGAATCTGCTGGTGCAAGTATGGTTCAAACACAAGATGTTCCAATAGCTGAAGCTGACAACAATGAATCCAATGTagtaaagaaaatggaaattgATGAACGCAAAGATAATGCTGATATGACAAGTGATCTTACGGGAACAATTGAATCTGCTGATTCAGCAATCCCAAATAGTCCCACTGAAGATGCTGCTCCAG GAAATATACAAGACCTTAAAACCGAAACCGGGAATGTATCTTTGAAAGAGGATAAGAAAGTTACTGACATGGCAGAGGACGTTGTCACAGCAGATATAGAAACTGAATCGAATGAAGCCCGTGTTGGTGTTGGGGCAGAATCTCCAGCTGCTGCAACTGATTGTTCAAAAGAGACTTCTGATGCAACTTTGGGATCTGAAGAAAACCAACAAGATAAGGATCATCAATGCCTCGACAAGAAAACAGCAGATGTACAAGATACAATGATAGAGGAAGATGACATTACTCATGAAGCTCCAAGTTTCGACCcaaaccaaaaggaaaatgcagaaatggaagaaaatcacaacaattttgtttatgctGATGATGAAGCTGGTTCTGATGTTAAGACCAATGGTGTGAAACGAAAGGCTGATGTCCTGAGTGAGGATTCACCAGGAGAAGGTAGGAAGACTGTTTCATTCGCCAAGGTGTCTTTTGCCGAAAGGCCGTCCTTTAAAATTGGTGCATGCATAGCCAGGGCTGCAAGTCAGATGGCAGGATCTCCTTCAGTTTTGAAGGGTAGTAACTTTGGTGATGAAACTCTTTCTGTTGAGAGTTTTGTATCCCAGCTTCATTGCGCAGCCACAGACCCTGTTAAAGAGAACGTTGTATCTGACATTGCTACTGGCTTTTTCTTGGATTTCCGAAACTCATCAGCATCGCAGCAAGTTACCACGGAAAAGGTAAGCAAGAAAAGAGGTAGACCATCCAATTCTAATGTAGCAGGAACTGAAGCATTTGAGTTTGAGGAAATGGGCGACACATACTGGACTGACAGAGTGATCCATAATGGTGGTGAAGGGCAAACACCGGCTACTGAAAAGGGAAATTATCAAGTCGTGCCGGTTGAGTTGAAACCTGCTCAGGTTCAAAGGACTCGGCGACCATACAGAAGACGACAGTCTCAGATCAGTATTCCTCATTCAGCCACTAAGAAACCGGCAGACATTGATGAGAATGCACCAGCTGAGATTATAATGAACTTTTTTGAAACTGATACAATACCTCCTGAGAAGAGTCTGAGTAAAATGTTCAGACATTTTGGCCCTATACAGGAGTTGCGGACTGAAGTTGACAGGGAGAAAAACCGGGCTAGGGTAGTTTTTAGGAAGGGTGCTGATGCGGAGGTTGCTTACAATAGCGCAGGAAGGTTCAACATATTTGGGACGAAGGTTGTGAAGTACGAGCTCAGCCGTAATGTTACTGAAACATTCAAAGTTCAGCCTTATGTTGTGTCTTTAGCTGAGGAGGATGCAGCGGTATGTCCTTCCTCTTAG